The Gloeomargarita sp. SRBZ-1_bins_9 genome window below encodes:
- the rpsI gene encoding 30S ribosomal protein S9: MAQRVTYWGTGRRKTAVARVRLSPGTGKVIINGRNAEEYLRGMPTCLAALKAPLETLGLENEYDILVNAHGGGLTGQAEAIRLGVARALCQLDPDNRQPLKAEGYLTRDPRAKERRKYGLKKARKAPQYSKR; this comes from the coding sequence ATGGCGCAACGGGTGACCTATTGGGGCACGGGGCGGCGGAAAACGGCGGTGGCACGGGTACGGTTGTCTCCGGGTACGGGTAAGGTGATCATTAACGGTCGGAATGCCGAAGAGTATTTACGGGGGATGCCCACCTGCCTGGCGGCCCTCAAGGCGCCCTTGGAAACTTTGGGTTTGGAGAATGAGTACGATATTTTGGTGAATGCCCATGGGGGTGGATTGACGGGGCAGGCGGAGGCGATCCGGTTGGGGGTGGCGCGTGCCCTGTGTCAGTTGGACCCGGATAACCGTCAGCCCTTGAAGGCCGAAGGCTATCTCACCCGTGACCCCCGGGCCAAGGAACGGCGCAAGTATGGGTTGAAGAAGGCCCGTAAGGCGCCCCAGTATTCCAAGCGTTAA
- the rpmE gene encoding 50S ribosomal protein L31, translated as MPKPGIHPEWYPEAPVYCEGKVVMTVGSTKPQLHVEIWSGNHPFYTGTQKIVDTEGRVERFMRKYSRPTNNATSAKGAQSEAKAGQEIKPVPKTGKPAKPAKKK; from the coding sequence ATGCCCAAGCCTGGTATTCATCCCGAATGGTATCCTGAAGCGCCGGTCTATTGCGAAGGCAAGGTGGTAATGACGGTCGGCTCCACCAAGCCCCAGTTGCATGTGGAAATCTGGTCGGGTAACCATCCCTTTTACACCGGCACCCAAAAAATCGTTGACACGGAAGGGCGGGTGGAGCGGTTCATGCGCAAGTACAGTAGGCCGACGAATAACGCCACCTCCGCTAAAGGTGCCCAATCGGAGGCCAAAGCCGGTCAAGAAATTAAACCGGTGCCCAAGACTGGGAAACCGGCCAAACCCGCCAAGAAAAAATAG